The Astyanax mexicanus isolate ESR-SI-001 chromosome 12, AstMex3_surface, whole genome shotgun sequence genome window below encodes:
- the npc1l1 gene encoding NPC1-like intracellular cholesterol transporter 1 — protein sequence MGVHRRRWDNTITLLAIAACLVFSDAQHEPGFCSMYDECGKNPTVSGSLLNSNVPCKNYGAARQVVGVHYNLLKQVCPMLDRGEGQTFACCSYQQLMSLQSSLTLSKAVLVRCPSCAYNFAHVHCVTTCSPNQSQTINITRTIPVNISGTEKEAVVAYQTYISTDFSDVSFRSCKNVRIPATGGFAIATMCGRYGAKLCTAQRWLDFQGDSSNGLAPLDIDFRLIPPEQSADVPAGMVAYAGMVLGCNETTPTGGKECSCQDCEDSCPPVPPPGPLPGPFTIRDVDGVLVICSILFFFILLMFLVYLIAICCDGKKSKRRKDKNANEVDHTLNLTVHPSEITCTDKASLATQEFLGSMFQSWGTVMARHPLKVIFASVFVVAAFSTGMMNMELTTDPVQLWSAPNSRARREKDFHDANFAPFFRTNQLILTAPGRPSYIYDSILFGRTYFSGLISKDLILQLLELQQKIQAIEFWSEELNKTASLKDVCYAPLNPTNPSLTDCAVNSLPQYFQNSVENLNAKANMTELGVTKEVDWRDHFIYCVNSPLSFQDITALDMSCMSDYGGPVFPFLAVGGYEDEDFTNAEAFILTFSLNNYARDDPKFKVVEKWESMFLEIVKDYQNDPNTNFTFAYMAERSLEDEINRTTVEDFPIFMISYGVIFLYIAIALGEYTSFKRILVDSKIVVGLGGILIVGCSVLTSMGFYGWVGIPSSLIIVQVVPFLVLAVGADNIFIFVLEYQRDERRSGETREEQIGRVLGSVAPSMLLCSLSESVCFFLGALSTMPAVKTFALYAALSVLIDFLLQMTAFVALLSLDARRQDANRYDVACCVRVKNPPPSKPNQGFLFPLMKKYYAPALLCGFSRIVVMVVFLFMFCASIFLMCHVKVGLDQELSMPTDSYMLRYFEYLNKYFEVGVPTYFVTTKGFNFSSLAGMNAVCSSVGCDQFSLTQKIQYATEYPERSYMAIPASSWVDDFIDWLNPGSRCCRIYTSGPNTGKFCPASESAFLCLRRCMPLTEDGVVRPNETEFNTFLPSFLGNRPDLQCPKGGLGAYDTAVVADNVTGEIVASRFMAYHTPLKNSQEYTTALKIARELAHNITMAMRDMNGTDPDFEVFPYTVTYVFYEQYLSIVYEGLVNIALCLLPTFIVCCILLGMDLLSGLLNLLTIVMITVDTVGVMTLWGIDYNAVSLINLVTAVGISVEFVSHMTRSFALSTLPTRVERAKDATAKMGSAVFAGVAMTNLPGIIVLAFAKAQLIQIFFFRLNLVITLLGMAHGLIFLPVFLSYFGPPLNKAVLLEAQKKKAQEMESRNKTLTTKL from the exons ATGGGCGTCCACAGGAGGAGATGGGATAACACAATCACATTGCTGGCAATCGCTGCATGTCTG GTGTTCTCTGATGCTCAGCATGAACCTGGATTTTGTTCAATGTACGATGAATGTGGAAAGAACCCCACTGTGTCCGGATCCTTGCTCAACTCAAACGTACCCTGCAAAAATTATGGAGCGGCAAGACAAGTTGTTGGAGTGCACTACAACCTATTGAAGCAGGTTTGCCCCATGCTGGACCGGGGTGAGGGGCAAACATTTGCCTGTTGCTCCTATCAGCAACTCATGTCCCTGCAGAGCAGTCTGACTCTGTCCAAAGCCGTGCTCGTGCGGTGCCCGTCCTGCGCTTACAACTTCGCCCACGTTCACTGTGTGACTACCTGCAGTCCAAACCAGAGCCAGACAATCAACATCACCAGAACTATTCCTGTCAACATTTCCGGAACGGAAAAAGAGGCCGTGGTCGCCTACCAAACCTACATTTCTACTGACTTCTCTGACGTGTCCTTTAGATCCTGTAAGAATGTGAGAATTCCGGCAACTGGAGGATTCGCCATCGCTACAATGTGTGGTCGATACGGTGCTAAGCTGTGTACCGCTCAGCGCTGGCTAGACTTCCAGGGCGACTCAAGCAACGGTCTGGCTCCCCTTGACATTGACTTCAGGCTCATACCACCAGAGCAGAGCGCAGATGTTCCAGCAGGAATGGTTGCTTATGCAGGGATGGTTCTGGGTTGTAATGAGACAACACCAACTGGAGGAAAAGAATGCTCCTGCCAGGACTGCGAGGACAGCTGCCCACCAGTTCCCCCACCAGGGCCTCTGCCCGGCCCCTTTACGATCCGCGACGTGGATGGGGTCCTCGTGATTTGCTCTATTCTCTTCTTCTTTATTTTACTCATGTTCCTGGTTTACCTCATTGCTATTTGTTGCGATGGTAAAAAGTCAAAGAGGAGAAAGGACAAGAATGCTAATGAAGTAGACCACACCCTAAACCTGACAGTGCATCCCAGCGAGATTACATGCACTGACAAAGCAAGTCTGGCCACCCAAGAGTTCCTGGGATCGATGTTCCAGAGCTGGGGAACTGTAATGGCAAGACACCCGCTAAAGGTGATCTTTGCATCCGTGTTTGTTGTAGCAGCATTTTCGACTGGGATGATGAACATGGAACTCACAACTGATCCTGTTCAACTCTGGTCAGCTCCCAATAGCCGTGCCAGGCGTGAAAAAGACTTCCATGATGCCAATTTTGCCCCCTTCTTCCGTACTAATCAGTTGATTCTGACAGCTCCAGGCAGGCCCAGCTATATCTACGACTCCATACTCTTTGGCAGAACCTACTTCAGTGGCCTCATCTCTAAAG ACCTAATTTTACAGCTGTTGGAGCTTCAGCAGAAAATCCAGGCTATCGAATTCTGGTCAGAAGAACTCAACAAAACTGCTTCCCTTAAAGATGTCTGCTATGCTCCTCTTAACCCGACAAACCCCTCTTTAACGGACTGTGCTGTCAACAGCCTACCTCAGTACTTCCAAAACAGTGTGGAAAATCTGAACGCAAAAGCTAACATGACTGAGCTCGGAGTGACTAAAGAAGTCGACTGGAGAGACCATTTCATTTACTGTGTGAA CTCTCCGTTATCCTTTCAAGACATCACAGCACTCGACATGAGCTGTATGTCAGACTACGGAGGTCCAGTCTTTCCCTTCTTGGCTGTGGGAGGATATGAAG ATGAAGACTTTACCAACGCTGAGGCATTCATCCTCACCTTTTCTCTCAATAACTATGCACGAGATGACCCAAAGTTTAAAGTGGTGGAAAAATGGGAGTCCATGTTCCTAGAGATAGTTAAGGACTACCAGAACGATCCCAATACAAACTTCACATTCGCTTATATGGCTGAG AGGTCTTTAGAGGATGAAATCAACAGAACTACAGTGGAGGACTTCCCCATCTTCATGATCAGCTATGGAGTCATCTTCTTATACATCGCTATAGCTCTGGGAGAATACACATCCTTTAAGCGCATCCTG gtGGATTCTAAGATTGTGGTTGGGCTGGGTGGTATACTGATTGTCGGCTGCTCAGTCCTCACATCTATGGGCTTTTATGGCTGGGTTGGAATTCCTTCCTCGCTGATCATTGTGCAGGTGGTGCCCTTCCTCGTGCTCGCTGTTGGAGCTGATAACATTTTCATCTTTGTTCTGGAATATCAG AGAGATGAACGCCGGTCTGGAGAAACGAGAGAGGAGCAGATTGGCCGAGTTCTAGGAAGCGTAGCTCCCAGCATGCTTCTTTGCAGCTTGTCTGAATCTGTCTGCTTTTTTCTGG gcGCTCTCAGCACCATGCCTGCAGTGAAGACATTTGCGCTGTATGCTGCACTTTCTGTCTTAATTGACTTCCTGCTGCAGATGACAGCTTTTGTAGCTCTTCTGTCTCTCGATGCTCGGCGGCAGGACGCTAACCGCTATGATGTGGCCTGCTGCGTGAGAGTGAAgaacccacccccctccaaacCCAACCAGGGATTCCTCTTCCCGCTAATGAAGAAATACTACGCTCCTGCGCTGCTCTGTGGCTTTTCCAGAATAGTAGTG ATGGTGGTGTTTCTCTTCATGTTCTGTGCTTCCATCTTCCTCATGTGCCATGTGAAGGTGGGCTTGGACCAGGAGCTGTCCATGCCAACT GACTCCTATATGCTCAGATACTTTGAATATCTGAACAAGTACTTTGAAGTTGGGGTGCCTACATACTTCGTGACGACAAAAGGATTCAACTTCTCCAGTTTGGCTGGGATGAACGCAGTGTGCTCCAGTGTAGGCTGTGACCAGTTCTCCCTCACTCAGAAGATCCAGTATGCTACGGAATACCCAGAGAG ATCCTACATGGCTATCCCAGCTTCCTCCTGGGTGGACGATTTTATTGATTGGCTGAACCCTGGATCAAGATGTTGCCGTATTTACACCTCTGGACCTAACACGGGGAAATTTTGTCCAGCCAGTGAAA GTGCCTTTTTATGTTTGAGGAGGTGTATGCCACTCACAGAAGATGGGGTCGTGCGACCCAATGAGACAGAGTTCAACACATTTCTGCCCAGTTTCTTGGGTAACCGGCCAGACCTGCAGTGCCCCAAAGG TGGTTTGGGAGCTTATGACACAGCTGTGGTGGCTGACAACGTCACTGGGGAAATAGTAG caTCACGTTTCATGGCCTATCACACCCCTCTGAAAAACTCTCAGGAGTACACAACAGCCCTGAAGATAGCAAGAGAACTGGCCCACAACATCACAATGGCCATGAGAGACATGAATGGGACAGATCCAGATTTTGAAGTTTTCCCTTACAC TGTGACCTACGTGTTTTATGAGCAGTACCTTAGTATTGTGTACGAGGGGCTGGTGAACATCGCTCTGTGCCTGCTGCCCACCTTCATAGTGTGCTGTATTCTGCTGGGCATGGACCTGCTCTCCGGCCTCCTCAACCTGCTCACCATAGTGATGATCACTGTTGATACAGTGGGGGTTATGACACTGTGGGGCATCGACTACAATGCTGTGTCTCTCATCAATCTTGTGACG GCTGTGGGGATTTCGGTGGAGTTTGTGTCTCATATGACGCGTTCCTTTGCTCTCAGCACTTTACCCACGAGGGTGGAAAGAGCCAAAGATGCTACAGCTAAGATGGGCAGTGCG GTGTTTGCTGGCGTTGCTATGACAAACCTGCCCGGCATCATCGTGCTGGCGTTCGCAAAGGCTCAACTCATCCAGATTTTCTTCTTTAGACTGAACCTGGTCATCACTCTGCTGGGCATGGCGCACGGCCTTATCTTCTTGCCTGTGTTCCTCAGCTACTTCG GTCCTCCTTTGAATAAGGCTGTACTGCTGGAGGCCCAGAAGAAAAAAGCTCAAGAGATGGAATCACGCAACAAAACACTGACAACAAAACTATGA